The genome window gttctaataacattatttaaatattatgcaaatatgtgtaggtgaaaaaatattgtgaaaatatgtgttatATTGTTTAAACCACACAACCAAATACCCTCTAGGTTGTGCAAAACATTAGCCACACTCAACTTTTAGAAGCTGAATTTGGGCTAGATAATTGAAAGCCCATCCCGTACATATGGGCTCTCCATCAAATGTTCAACTCATCTTAAAAATGAACTCTTCTAAAAATTCTTCTCCATGAGTCTAGCTTGGCCCAATGTTTTTCATTGTTCGAGCTTCTTCAATAGAAAGcttaaaccctaattcaattccCAACTACTCATAGCTCTCTGTTAAACCCTCAGCAATGTCACTTTTCCGAAAACTCCCACACAAACCCCATAATTCCCTCTCTATCCTCTCCATCACCAACCGATTCTTCAAAACCTTAAACCCTGAGCCATTTCCTGATGTACCCACATCGGCCTATTACGACGACCTTGTCATCTCCGCTGGCCGTGACAGAGACTTCGACACGCTCCGCCACCTCCTCAACAAGCGCGTGAAGGACGGTTGCTTCAACACCACCAACACCTTCAAATTCATCACCAACAATGACGTGCCCGCTCTGTCCGTACTGCTCGACGAGCTCACAACAAATACACTCGCTCGCCTCGACAAGGGTTTCGCGCGGAAGAGCGCGTACGATTCACTCGTCGCGCGTCTTTGCAAGCTGAATCAGATCGACGGGGCGCTGCGCGTGATCGAGACGATGGCGAGTGGGGAGTACGGTTTGAACGCGTGTACTTTTCACCCCGTTCTCAACGTTCTGACCAAGAAGAAGGAAATGGAACGCGCGTGGCGCGTGGTGGAGATGATGAGAGAGTTTCAGATCCCGCCAGATCTGACGGCTTATAATTACTTTCTGATGGCTTATTGTTTCAACGGTGATGTGAATTCGGCGGCTGATTTGCTGACTAAAATGGTTCAGGCAGGAGTTAGTGCGGACACGCGCACGTACGACGCGCTGGTTTTGGGCGCGTGTAAGGCGGGAAAGGTTGAAGGGGCTTTGGTGATACTGAGAAGCATGGTTGATGATGGAGTGCCGATGCTATTGTCTACGCACATGTATGTGATAAGAGCTCTGTTGGGGATGGGCTATAATGCACAGGCTGTGAAGTTTGTGAGATGTTTTGCTGGAAAGGACACGTGGCTTGACAAGAATAACTTTGGGTGTTTGGCTAGCAGGTTCATCGAGTTGCAGAGGTTTGATGAGGCTAAGTTGGTGGTGGAGGAAATGAAGAAAAGGGAATTGGAGATGGGTGAAAAATTGAAGGATTTTTACCAAATTAATTGTAaagatcaaaattttaaaataaataaataattaatttgactTGTTAGAAGTTAATCTTAATATCCATTTGGATACAGTTGTTCCCACGTTTGCgtctgcctttttttttaatttttttttaagcatgtttatgattttttgtggttgtggtggtttTTTGGTGGGTCTCGTACACTGTTCACAGATCCattaatctattttttaaactcaactttcattaaaaatgggtcttacGACATTGTGGGGTCTAATAATTTGTGGTCCTGGTCCATTCTACATCAGgacccaaggcccgagccgaggagatgAATTGCCGAGAACACACAATAAAAGTCCAAGTTGCTTTGATATGAAgctgaggatgattctgtcctcggcatccccaaggcattcctaaaaaaaaaatgacaataacGGCATAGGAACAGTTTTAGGAAGAGTCAAGCATATCCGCATCGATAGATAAGGGAGCCCTAGATAGTATGGCGACAAAGGATAAAAGAAAGGCTGTCATTACTGCCATTAAATACTCTGCGGCAAACAGAGcaatgtttttcagttttttacaaccatccccaaccattctgggtatgggctgatgggacaagtatcagttcTGGAAAGttaaacctacacgtggacgttgggaAGGGAGTGAAAGCtactataaaaggaaaaataagcagtCCAGGAAAAGGGTtggaggggggaaaaaaaggccaagaactagagcctcccaAACCGTATCGAGGAGAatgactcctcgagcgaacatggCTTACTTTTGTATGAACACTATGACcaaccactgtccggtgaccaaaaCCTAGcatttcaaacccacactctacaaatgatattgtttggacctttttacatgcgaacccaatatcattttgggtcgttacaaatcgagtccttacaattggcgccgtctgtgggaaaggcttgtgtgttggcataggcggtgggTCGAGAGAGTTGTTACTTTTAGTAGCCCGTTGCAGTGCTTTAACACAAAGTCCCACTAGGGGCTACATTTCAAAGCGTCGGTAgcatggatggttctaggggcttggccgaggg of Quercus lobata isolate SW786 chromosome 8, ValleyOak3.0 Primary Assembly, whole genome shotgun sequence contains these proteins:
- the LOC115957382 gene encoding pentatricopeptide repeat-containing protein At3g56030, mitochondrial-like; translation: MSLFRKLPHKPHNSLSILSITNRFFKTLNPEPFPDVPTSAYYDDLVISAGRDRDFDTLRHLLNKRVKDGCFNTTNTFKFITNNDVPALSVLLDELTTNTLARLDKGFARKSAYDSLVARLCKLNQIDGALRVIETMASGEYGLNACTFHPVLNVLTKKKEMERAWRVVEMMREFQIPPDLTAYNYFLMAYCFNGDVNSAADLLTKMVQAGVSADTRTYDALVLGACKAGKVEGALVILRSMVDDGVPMLLSTHMYVIRALLGMGYNAQAVKFVRCFAGKDTWLDKNNFGCLASRFIELQRFDEAKLVVEEMKKRELEMGEKLKDFYQINCKDQNFKINK